A portion of the Microlunatus phosphovorus NM-1 genome contains these proteins:
- a CDS encoding helix-turn-helix domain-containing protein: MTKTVAYHWHLRKIMGEHGMFATTDLVPLLADRGVVMNASQVYRIVSGTPERMNMQLLAALCDIFGCTPSDLIEPYVAASSRRGRKTGTTDKAKPPTSGSKNRPTRAVIKPAGD, from the coding sequence ATGACCAAGACCGTCGCCTACCACTGGCACCTGCGCAAGATCATGGGCGAGCACGGCATGTTCGCCACCACCGACCTGGTGCCGCTGCTGGCCGACCGGGGCGTGGTGATGAACGCCAGCCAGGTCTACCGGATCGTCAGCGGAACCCCGGAGCGGATGAACATGCAGCTCCTCGCCGCGCTCTGCGACATCTTCGGCTGCACGCCGAGCGACCTCATCGAGCCCTACGTCGCCGCATCGTCGCGGCGGGGCCGCAAGACCGGCACCACCGACAAGGCCAAGCCACCGACGAGCGGGAGTAAGAACCGCCCGACGCGCGCGGTCATCAAGCCCGCTGGGGACTGA
- a CDS encoding tyrosine-type recombinase/integrase has translation MGLNDEPPPLSGGVLPLGNVSLLRPAEQFFDEMLAGWTTQQTSRMLAAQTIKTRASQVRRFADFCNTPPWEWSPADVEEWTTSLVSGPRPLAVSTVRAYQNAVALFCDYLIDHRYGWVDRCVDLFGTHPTQVCHEWNTVIHTSDHEARPAVRPLCRAELQAFFDYADDLVDRARSSGRKGWQTLFRDATLFKTIYAFGLRRRKAAMLDLHDFTRNPQGWEFGRFGVCNVRWGKAMKGSPPRRRAVLAVFDWTRPVIEEYVTEVRPRFDIANESILWPTERQTRIRLEHIDDRFADWRDDLGLDPVLHPHCLRHSYVTHLIEDGFDPLFVQQQVGHRWGSTTALYTGVSGDYRNRTLRRALDAAFTPPEAIEGGSR, from the coding sequence ATGGGCCTGAACGACGAACCTCCGCCGCTGTCGGGCGGCGTGCTGCCGTTGGGGAACGTCTCGTTGCTGAGGCCAGCGGAGCAGTTCTTCGATGAGATGTTGGCGGGCTGGACGACGCAGCAAACCTCGCGGATGCTGGCGGCGCAGACGATCAAGACCAGGGCCTCGCAGGTGCGCCGGTTCGCCGACTTCTGCAACACCCCTCCGTGGGAGTGGTCCCCGGCCGATGTCGAGGAGTGGACGACCTCGCTGGTGTCGGGTCCGCGGCCGTTGGCGGTCTCGACGGTGCGGGCGTATCAGAACGCGGTGGCCTTGTTCTGCGACTACCTGATCGACCACCGCTACGGCTGGGTCGACCGCTGCGTCGACCTGTTCGGCACGCACCCGACCCAGGTCTGCCATGAGTGGAACACTGTCATCCACACCAGCGACCACGAGGCACGCCCTGCGGTCCGGCCCTTGTGTCGGGCGGAGTTGCAGGCGTTCTTCGACTACGCCGACGATCTGGTGGATCGGGCGCGTTCGTCGGGCCGGAAGGGATGGCAGACGCTGTTCCGCGACGCGACCTTGTTCAAGACGATCTACGCCTTCGGGCTGCGCCGCCGCAAGGCAGCGATGCTTGACCTGCACGACTTCACCCGCAACCCGCAGGGCTGGGAGTTCGGCCGGTTCGGGGTCTGCAATGTCCGCTGGGGCAAGGCGATGAAAGGGTCACCGCCTCGCCGTCGGGCGGTGCTGGCGGTGTTCGACTGGACCCGCCCCGTCATCGAGGAGTACGTCACCGAGGTCCGGCCCCGGTTCGACATCGCGAACGAGTCGATCCTGTGGCCGACCGAGCGACAGACTCGCATCCGCCTGGAGCACATCGACGACCGGTTCGCTGACTGGCGTGACGACCTCGGCCTGGACCCGGTGCTGCATCCGCATTGTCTGCGGCACTCCTATGTGACGCATCTGATCGAGGACGGCTTCGACCCGCTGTTCGTGCAGCAGCAGGTCGGGCATCGCTGGGGATCGACCACCGCCCTCTACACCGGCGTCTCCGGGGACTACCGCAACCGCACGCTGCGCCGCGCCCTGGATGCGGCGTTCACTCCACCGGAAGCGATCGAGGGAGGATCACGATGA
- a CDS encoding M23 family metallopeptidase — translation MLLLAIGVLMNPAAIAACTTTGTLSVGNVPDSLQVTTADGYTFTLNKRQLTHAATIITVGGRIDGVGRPGVKVALMAALTESTLRMLTNTGTYPESANYPNDGNGGDHDSLGLFQMRPQSGWGTVAELMDPNYQAAAFFGGPDGPNYPSPRGLLDIPGWERMDPGEAAQSVEVSAFPDRYRNYAPVADAILDALTRTGGRGGPVVGVTESSRVVFPLPEGTWVKTDGFGPRIHPITGEHSFHTGLDLAAPADTSILAAADGTVTVAEFSGGYGGLIVIEHAINGKTVATAYAHMWQAGILVHVGDRVSAGQHIGDVGTSGMSTGNHLHFEVRPGGTNGEAIDPAKWLNDHGAANLPEAASGPAEGCQTGTAGAPTPLTGDPDQMVDDPTSNGKITARLAHLMAQTKAAFPDTGWGCYSPRPGTKSEHPLGRACDITFGNAIGHYPTPAQLEAGWKVTNWMKDNAEVLGVEYLIWQGKIWSLARDDQGWRPYNGGGMHDPGNVTGGHYDHLHITVKV, via the coding sequence ATGCTGCTGCTGGCGATCGGGGTGCTGATGAACCCCGCCGCCATCGCCGCGTGCACCACCACCGGCACGCTCTCGGTCGGCAACGTCCCCGACAGCCTCCAAGTGACCACCGCGGACGGCTACACCTTCACGCTGAACAAGCGGCAGCTCACCCACGCCGCGACGATCATCACGGTCGGCGGCCGGATCGACGGTGTGGGCCGGCCTGGCGTGAAGGTCGCGCTGATGGCCGCGCTCACCGAGTCCACGCTGCGGATGCTCACCAACACCGGTACCTACCCCGAGTCCGCGAACTACCCCAACGACGGCAACGGCGGCGACCACGACTCACTCGGCCTGTTCCAGATGCGCCCGCAATCGGGATGGGGCACCGTCGCCGAGTTGATGGACCCGAACTACCAAGCCGCCGCGTTCTTCGGCGGCCCTGACGGCCCGAACTATCCGAGCCCGCGCGGCCTGCTCGACATTCCCGGCTGGGAACGGATGGACCCCGGTGAGGCCGCCCAGTCGGTCGAGGTCAGTGCGTTTCCCGACAGGTACCGCAACTACGCGCCCGTGGCTGATGCGATCCTCGACGCCCTCACCCGCACCGGCGGACGTGGCGGCCCCGTCGTTGGCGTGACCGAGTCGTCGCGCGTGGTGTTCCCGCTGCCGGAAGGGACTTGGGTCAAGACCGACGGGTTCGGGCCGCGCATCCATCCGATCACCGGCGAGCACTCCTTCCACACCGGCCTGGACCTGGCCGCCCCGGCCGACACGTCGATCCTCGCCGCCGCAGACGGCACCGTGACGGTCGCCGAGTTCAGCGGTGGCTACGGCGGGCTCATCGTCATCGAGCACGCCATCAACGGCAAGACCGTCGCGACCGCCTACGCGCACATGTGGCAGGCCGGCATCCTCGTTCATGTCGGCGACCGCGTGAGCGCCGGGCAGCACATCGGCGATGTCGGGACATCCGGCATGTCCACCGGCAATCATTTGCACTTCGAGGTCCGCCCCGGCGGTACCAACGGCGAAGCGATCGACCCGGCGAAGTGGCTCAACGACCACGGCGCGGCGAACCTCCCCGAAGCCGCTTCCGGGCCGGCCGAGGGATGCCAGACTGGTACGGCTGGCGCGCCGACCCCGTTGACGGGTGACCCGGATCAGATGGTGGACGACCCCACCAGCAACGGGAAGATCACCGCGCGGCTCGCGCACCTCATGGCCCAGACCAAGGCTGCGTTCCCCGACACCGGCTGGGGCTGCTACTCACCGAGGCCGGGCACGAAGTCGGAGCACCCGCTTGGGCGGGCGTGCGACATCACCTTCGGCAACGCCATCGGCCACTATCCGACACCCGCCCAGTTGGAGGCCGGGTGGAAGGTCACCAACTGGATGAAGGACAACGCCGAAGTGCTCGGGGTCGAGTACCTGATCTGGCAGGGCAAAATCTGGTCCCTCGCCCGCGACGACCAGGGGTGGCGGCCCTACAACGGCGGCGGAATGCACGACCCCGGCAACGTCACCGGCGGCCACTACGACCACCTGCATATCACCGTGAAAGTATAA
- a CDS encoding ParB N-terminal domain-containing protein — protein sequence MTAATGHIELDRTVESIQVGRRHRRDLGDLDALAASIERDGLLQPITITPDGLLVCGVRRLAAIKQLGWRTVNVWVRSSISDRLGHLLAEQDDNQLHKTLSPLEAAGLYREIKTLMAEDAARRDAATQFSTENQPRWNGGGNFPPPLTPPGKVREQAAAMIPGAPSYKTMDKIGYLQHLATDPDTPEPLRAEAQAGLVKIEAGGPVDPVYQRIRDIHQAADDAHLHDLAEQALARVDAQTKEQKGKKKRAKKPTPAAPVVPDARYAVRAFVLTWTELDSWWLHYDLDELAAQLTDEQAEAFYATAEGARRFATDLHAARQQESEAPRLRAL from the coding sequence ATGACCGCGGCGACAGGGCACATCGAACTCGACCGGACCGTCGAGTCGATCCAGGTCGGCCGCCGCCACCGCCGAGACCTCGGTGACCTCGACGCGCTCGCGGCGTCGATCGAGCGGGACGGGCTGCTGCAACCCATCACCATCACCCCGGACGGGCTGCTGGTGTGCGGAGTACGGCGGCTCGCGGCGATCAAACAGCTCGGCTGGCGCACCGTCAACGTCTGGGTGCGCTCCAGCATCTCGGACAGGTTGGGGCACCTGCTGGCCGAGCAGGACGACAACCAGCTCCACAAGACTCTCTCCCCGCTGGAAGCCGCCGGCCTCTACCGCGAAATCAAGACGTTGATGGCCGAGGACGCCGCCCGGCGGGACGCTGCGACGCAGTTCTCGACTGAGAATCAGCCCCGGTGGAACGGGGGTGGAAACTTTCCACCCCCGTTGACCCCGCCGGGCAAGGTTCGCGAGCAGGCCGCCGCGATGATCCCCGGCGCTCCCTCGTACAAGACGATGGACAAGATCGGCTACCTGCAACACCTCGCCACCGACCCCGACACCCCCGAACCGCTGCGCGCTGAGGCGCAGGCCGGGTTGGTGAAGATCGAGGCCGGCGGGCCGGTCGATCCGGTGTATCAGCGCATCCGCGACATCCACCAAGCCGCCGACGACGCCCATCTGCACGACCTGGCTGAACAAGCCCTCGCCCGCGTGGACGCCCAGACGAAGGAGCAGAAGGGCAAGAAGAAGCGGGCGAAGAAGCCCACCCCTGCTGCGCCTGTGGTGCCGGATGCCAGGTATGCGGTGCGGGCGTTCGTGCTGACCTGGACCGAACTTGACTCGTGGTGGCTGCACTACGACCTGGACGAGCTCGCGGCCCAGCTCACCGACGAGCAGGCCGAAGCGTTCTACGCGACCGCCGAAGGCGCCCGCCGGTTCGCCACCGACCTCCACGCCGCACGCCAACAAGAGTCAGAGGCTCCGCGCCTGCGCGCCCTCTGA
- a CDS encoding DUF2637 domain-containing protein, which produces MTGWSGRRWAVITSVVGTVFIAAGAFWLSFTALADLAHRAGIGEGQAWAWPLIVDGVIVVSTVAVVALAGERAAWYPWTLLIGGAAVSVTANALHAIVAADADVPAGLAAAVAAVPPVVLLASTHLTVVLIRTTTQPATEAAGVREPVALEAVPTESPAVASPTPELARLVPAEVPDRRVRAAELRESGWSNKKIARTLDVHPSTVGRWFADAHQPDEPEQPRAVLEGATP; this is translated from the coding sequence GTGACCGGGTGGAGTGGCCGCAGGTGGGCGGTCATCACCTCGGTCGTTGGGACCGTGTTCATCGCGGCCGGCGCGTTCTGGCTGTCCTTCACCGCACTGGCGGACCTCGCCCACCGCGCCGGTATTGGGGAAGGGCAGGCCTGGGCATGGCCCCTGATCGTCGATGGCGTGATCGTCGTCTCCACCGTCGCCGTGGTCGCGCTCGCGGGCGAGCGGGCGGCCTGGTATCCGTGGACACTGCTGATCGGCGGTGCCGCGGTGTCGGTGACCGCGAACGCGCTGCACGCGATCGTCGCCGCCGACGCCGACGTACCGGCCGGGCTCGCGGCGGCGGTCGCGGCTGTCCCGCCCGTGGTGCTGCTCGCCTCGACCCATCTGACCGTCGTCCTCATCCGCACCACCACCCAACCTGCCACCGAAGCGGCCGGCGTTCGTGAACCGGTCGCGCTCGAAGCTGTGCCGACCGAATCGCCTGCCGTGGCGTCACCGACCCCGGAGTTGGCACGGCTCGTTCCTGCCGAGGTGCCGGATCGTCGGGTGCGGGCGGCGGAGCTGAGGGAGTCGGGGTGGTCGAACAAGAAGATCGCCCGGACGCTCGATGTGCATCCCTCGACAGTGGGCCGCTGGTTCGCCGACGCGCACCAACCCGATGAGCCCGAGCAACCACGGGCTGTCTTGGAGGGAGCGACACCATGA
- a CDS encoding bifunctional DNA primase/polymerase: MAGQDALEVLAKAGRGWRLNHAAMLLAEGGVPVFPCAPGGKTPLIRDGQGFLDATTDKRQVRAWWRLHPWANIGIPTGAASGLVVVDVDVHRPVDGLRAFVRAGDAGLVKGWGLLVSTPTGGQHAYFPAIPGVEQRSWQAGSVGIDFRGDGGYIIAPPSIRIIDGIASRYKVGGGEYLGQPLPVDSERLRDFLDPRPAPTHHAVPARDSDGADADRLAAWLSRQATDRNLKLFWASCRLAEGGVPVTDAVDAMVTAAQSDFGEREITRTVHSAYRSVGAGARQRAPADAPGASADGFARCDRAAPESASRGLS; the protein is encoded by the coding sequence ATGGCTGGCCAGGATGCGCTGGAAGTGCTCGCCAAGGCGGGCCGTGGCTGGCGGCTGAATCATGCGGCGATGCTGCTCGCTGAGGGAGGCGTGCCCGTGTTCCCGTGCGCGCCGGGCGGCAAAACGCCGTTGATCCGGGACGGGCAGGGCTTCCTCGACGCGACAACCGACAAGCGGCAGGTACGGGCATGGTGGCGCCTACACCCGTGGGCGAACATCGGCATCCCGACCGGCGCCGCATCAGGCCTGGTCGTGGTGGACGTCGATGTGCATCGCCCGGTCGATGGCCTGCGTGCGTTCGTCCGTGCCGGCGACGCTGGCCTGGTCAAGGGTTGGGGTCTGCTGGTGAGCACACCGACCGGCGGGCAGCACGCCTACTTCCCGGCGATCCCGGGCGTGGAGCAGCGTTCCTGGCAGGCCGGGAGTGTGGGTATCGACTTCCGGGGCGACGGCGGCTACATCATCGCCCCGCCCTCGATCCGCATCATCGACGGCATCGCCAGCCGGTACAAGGTCGGAGGCGGCGAATACCTCGGGCAGCCGTTGCCTGTGGACTCCGAGCGGCTGCGTGACTTCCTCGACCCCCGCCCCGCCCCGACCCATCACGCCGTGCCCGCTCGGGACAGCGACGGTGCGGACGCGGACAGGTTGGCGGCGTGGCTGAGCCGGCAAGCGACCGACCGGAATCTGAAACTGTTCTGGGCCTCGTGCCGTCTCGCCGAAGGCGGCGTCCCTGTCACCGATGCGGTGGATGCGATGGTGACCGCGGCGCAGTCGGACTTCGGCGAGCGGGAAATCACCCGCACCGTCCACAGCGCCTACCGAAGCGTCGGCGCGGGAGCCCGCCAGCGCGCGCCCGCCGACGCTCCCGGCGCGTCTGCCGATGGGTTCGCTCGCTGTGATCGGGCAGCGCCAGAGTCCGCGTCGCGGGGTTTGTCGTGA
- a CDS encoding ArdC-like ssDNA-binding domain-containing protein encodes MAVTEEARAARDAKLDELHERLTGAVETLVSGEDWARALEFAARFRSRSFNNTLLIWVQHEAAFEAGRVPNPVPSFVAGYRQWQQLGRQVQKGQPGYMIFAPVTGRFASSNPADPSSWRRLGPREKHKVNEVVRTRMVGARPAYVWDVTQTEGDPIPETPAPKLLDGEAPAGLWDGLVAQVEALGFEVVRVADAGQIGGADGLTDYTTRQVSVRTDVTEVNQVATLVHELAHVLMHDPKDEEARQHRGIREVEAESVALMIGAAHGMDTSGYTIPYVAGWASSVKDTEPAEVIKATGERVRKTALGILDQLDTFQVANGTPPGLTRDVPASEASSRSAAPLPERPSAGAPALAGRGL; translated from the coding sequence ATGGCTGTGACGGAGGAAGCGCGGGCTGCGCGGGACGCGAAGCTCGATGAGCTGCATGAGCGGCTGACTGGCGCGGTGGAGACGCTGGTGTCCGGTGAGGACTGGGCGCGGGCGTTGGAGTTCGCGGCTCGGTTCCGGTCGCGCTCGTTCAACAACACGCTGCTGATCTGGGTCCAGCACGAGGCTGCGTTCGAGGCCGGCCGGGTGCCGAACCCGGTGCCGTCATTCGTGGCTGGGTATCGGCAGTGGCAGCAGCTCGGCCGTCAGGTGCAGAAGGGCCAGCCAGGCTACATGATCTTCGCCCCGGTCACTGGCCGCTTCGCCTCATCGAACCCGGCCGATCCGTCGTCGTGGCGCAGGTTGGGGCCACGGGAGAAGCACAAGGTCAACGAGGTCGTGCGTACCCGGATGGTGGGCGCTCGGCCCGCCTACGTGTGGGACGTGACGCAGACCGAGGGCGATCCGATCCCGGAGACTCCCGCGCCGAAGCTGCTGGACGGCGAAGCACCGGCGGGGTTGTGGGACGGCCTGGTCGCGCAGGTCGAGGCGCTGGGGTTCGAGGTGGTGCGGGTAGCGGATGCCGGGCAGATCGGGGGCGCGGACGGCCTGACCGACTACACGACGCGGCAGGTATCGGTTCGCACCGACGTGACGGAGGTCAACCAGGTCGCCACATTGGTGCATGAGCTGGCGCATGTGCTGATGCACGACCCCAAGGATGAGGAAGCCCGCCAGCACCGCGGCATCCGAGAGGTGGAGGCCGAATCGGTCGCGTTGATGATCGGCGCCGCGCACGGCATGGACACCAGCGGCTACACGATCCCGTATGTGGCGGGGTGGGCGTCGTCGGTGAAGGACACCGAACCGGCGGAGGTCATCAAAGCCACCGGCGAGCGGGTGCGCAAGACGGCGCTGGGCATTCTCGACCAGCTCGATACCTTCCAGGTCGCCAACGGCACCCCGCCCGGCCTCACCCGGGACGTGCCGGCGTCGGAGGCGTCGTCTCGGTCGGCGGCACCGCTGCCCGAGCGCCCGTCGGCGGGTGCGCCGGCGCTGGCGGGACGGGGGCTGTGA
- a CDS encoding helix-turn-helix domain-containing protein, giving the protein MTPYAALLARTRTIHRPVGPVAYDCVKVIVVRDGSAILFSEFGQQPVTIGDVILLGANTLCGSEPEGHVSVTTIYADTDYVVDQVFWQYVGLLQDRLDAQGFANTVYTEPAQILRLGEDRAGMLMPWLDELVALSVDGRFVENFYRMQALWFSIAHVIAPFIKTSPIRTSPTQRARAWPVSPRHRRFAPLRGEARKVAELLRADLARRWSMGDLADEVHLSKSQVGRLFAEAYGKSPIAYLTMLRTERMAGLLRTTDASIAVIAREVGWDAPDFATRQFRRSVGVTPRRYRSLSRTHASRESPSDPHGLPHS; this is encoded by the coding sequence ATGACGCCCTACGCGGCCTTGTTGGCTCGAACCCGCACCATTCATCGGCCGGTGGGGCCGGTGGCGTATGACTGCGTGAAGGTGATCGTGGTCCGTGACGGCTCCGCAATCTTGTTCAGCGAGTTCGGACAGCAGCCAGTTACCATCGGCGATGTGATCTTGCTCGGCGCGAACACGTTGTGCGGGTCGGAGCCCGAGGGACACGTCAGTGTGACAACGATCTACGCTGACACGGACTACGTGGTCGATCAGGTGTTCTGGCAGTACGTCGGACTCTTGCAGGATCGACTCGATGCCCAGGGGTTCGCCAATACCGTGTACACCGAGCCGGCGCAGATTCTCCGTCTCGGGGAAGATCGTGCCGGGATGCTCATGCCGTGGCTTGACGAGCTGGTGGCGCTCAGCGTCGATGGCCGGTTCGTGGAGAACTTCTACCGGATGCAGGCGCTCTGGTTCTCCATCGCTCATGTCATCGCACCGTTCATCAAGACCTCGCCGATCCGCACCTCCCCGACGCAACGGGCGAGAGCGTGGCCGGTTTCGCCTCGGCACCGCCGGTTCGCGCCGCTGCGTGGGGAGGCCCGAAAGGTGGCGGAGCTCCTGCGCGCTGATCTGGCGCGTCGCTGGTCGATGGGTGACCTCGCTGATGAGGTACACCTGTCGAAATCTCAGGTGGGTCGGCTGTTTGCGGAGGCGTATGGCAAGTCGCCTATTGCGTATCTGACGATGCTGCGCACGGAGCGGATGGCTGGGCTCCTGCGCACGACAGATGCGTCGATCGCGGTGATCGCACGCGAGGTGGGTTGGGACGCGCCTGACTTCGCAACCCGACAGTTCCGCCGAAGCGTCGGCGTGACACCGCGCCGATACCGCAGTCTGAGTCGAACCCACGCCAGTCGCGAATCACCGAGCGATCCGCATGGACTCCCGCACTCCTAG
- a CDS encoding multicopper oxidase family protein, whose protein sequence is MSPASRLPLRHDSGLGIERLWSRRAFLGLGLGVGAAATLALASCTSSAAWVNPDSAAVRDRERQRGGNGKTTAVTLTAASASLDLAGTTAQTFAYGAVPAPIIRLGAGDTLKATVRNQLPVETSVHWHGLALRNDMDGVPPVTQQPIAAGGTFNYEFIAPDPGTYWFHPHVGAQLDSGLYGALIIEDPTEPLSYDDEWVIVLDDWLDGVTATPEQVLAELSRGMSDMGGMDDMFMRMGNTLMGATSDLLGGDAGDVYYPHYLINGKPAADPAQFTGTPGGRVRIRLINAGGDTAFRIAIGGHRLTVTHTDGFPVEPVEVDSVLLGMGERYDLLVTLGDGAFPLVAQAEGKRERAFAVVRTGGGGAPASDVKVTELDSDQVGTAAILTATTGVALDAKAADREITLTLTGSMADYDWGINGQRFDPTQPLRDAQAVRAGERVRLRLVNETEMWHPFHLHGHTYQHSDGGPRKDTSIILPKQTLTIDFDADNPGQWAAHCHNIYHAETGMMTVIGYQT, encoded by the coding sequence ATGAGCCCGGCCAGCCGGCTCCCGCTCCGTCATGATTCCGGCCTCGGCATAGAGCGGCTGTGGAGCAGGCGCGCGTTTCTCGGCCTCGGCCTCGGAGTGGGCGCGGCGGCGACGCTCGCCCTCGCCAGCTGCACCTCCTCCGCCGCCTGGGTGAACCCGGACAGCGCCGCCGTGCGAGACCGGGAACGGCAACGGGGCGGCAACGGAAAGACCACCGCAGTCACGCTCACAGCGGCATCGGCCAGCCTGGACCTCGCCGGCACCACTGCTCAGACCTTCGCCTACGGCGCCGTACCCGCCCCGATCATCCGCCTCGGAGCCGGCGACACCCTGAAGGCGACCGTCCGCAACCAGCTCCCCGTCGAAACCTCCGTGCACTGGCACGGGCTCGCACTGCGCAACGACATGGACGGCGTGCCGCCCGTCACCCAGCAACCCATCGCTGCCGGTGGCACGTTCAACTATGAGTTCATCGCACCCGATCCGGGCACCTACTGGTTCCACCCCCACGTCGGCGCGCAGCTCGACAGCGGGCTGTACGGAGCGCTCATCATCGAGGACCCGACCGAGCCCCTGTCCTACGACGACGAGTGGGTCATCGTCCTGGACGACTGGCTCGATGGCGTCACCGCCACCCCCGAGCAAGTCCTCGCCGAGCTGTCACGCGGGATGAGCGACATGGGCGGGATGGACGACATGTTCATGCGGATGGGCAACACCCTCATGGGCGCCACCTCCGACCTGCTCGGCGGCGACGCCGGAGACGTCTACTACCCGCACTACCTCATCAACGGCAAACCTGCCGCCGACCCGGCCCAGTTCACCGGCACACCCGGCGGCCGAGTACGGATACGACTCATCAACGCCGGCGGTGACACCGCCTTCCGAATCGCGATCGGCGGGCACCGCCTCACCGTGACCCACACTGACGGATTCCCCGTCGAACCTGTTGAAGTGGACAGTGTTCTGCTCGGCATGGGCGAACGCTACGACCTCCTCGTCACCCTCGGCGACGGCGCGTTCCCACTCGTGGCACAGGCCGAAGGCAAACGCGAACGCGCCTTCGCCGTAGTGCGCACCGGCGGCGGCGGAGCACCAGCATCGGATGTCAAGGTCACTGAGTTGGACAGCGATCAGGTCGGCACCGCCGCGATCCTCACCGCTACTACCGGCGTGGCTCTCGACGCCAAGGCTGCCGACCGGGAGATCACCCTGACGCTCACCGGCTCGATGGCCGACTACGACTGGGGCATCAACGGCCAGCGGTTCGACCCGACCCAGCCGCTGCGCGACGCGCAGGCGGTCCGGGCCGGTGAGCGAGTGCGCCTCCGTCTGGTCAACGAGACCGAGATGTGGCATCCCTTCCACCTACACGGCCACACCTACCAGCACTCAGACGGTGGGCCGCGCAAGGACACCTCGATCATCCTGCCAAAGCAGACCCTGACCATCGACTTCGACGCCGACAATCCCGGCCAATGGGCCGCACACTGCCACAACATCTACCACGCCGAAACCGGCATGATGACCGTCATCGGCTACCAGACCTGA